GTTCATCCACTCATTTCCTCCTCACCAACTCACTTATTCACTCCCCATCATCAGCTCTCGCAGTAGCTGCCGCACGTCGGGTACGCCGGGCAGGTGGTAGCGGGCCAGGGAGCGGGGGGCACTGCCGACTTTCACCGTAAACGCCTCCGACGGCATGGCCCCAAACGTGTCCTCGTCGGTGCGGTCGTCGCCGATGGCGAGGACGAAATCGGGAGCAATGGTGCTGAGCCAGCGCGCGGCGGCAGTGCCTTTGTTGATGCCGGCGTTCTTGACTTCCACTACCTTGTTGCCCTCCAGCACCTGCAAATCGGTGTTTGACGCCAGGAAGGTGAGGTGGCTCATCAGCTCCCGGGCCCGCACGGTGGCCAGCTCCGCGTCGGCGCGGCGGAAGTGCCACACCAGCGAGTACTCTTTTTCCTCGATAAACGAGCCCGCCGTGCGCGCCACGTACAGCTCCAGAATAGGGCGGATTTCAGCCTTCCAGTCGTTGCGCACGGGCTGAAACAGCTGCCAGTCTTCGCCGCGGGTGCGCAGCCACACGCCATGCTCGGCAATAAAATCAAGCGGTAAATGGCCCAGCCAGTTTTGCAGCGTAGTTCGGTCGCGGCCACTGATAATGACCACGCGGTTCCGTTCGTTGGCGGTGAGGTCCTGGAGCAGCTGCAGCAGCTCCGCGTCGGGCTGGGCGCGCTGCGGGTCGGCTTGGAAGGGCACCAGCGTGCCGTCGTAGTCCAGCAGCAGCAGCCGCTGACGGGCCGCCTGGTAGGCTGTTTGCAGCTCCGCCCGCGTGTCGGGACCCAGGGTTTCGGTGGCCAGGGTCAGCTGCTTGATTTTGGCGTAGGCTAGGCGGTCCATAAACAGCTGGGTCCAGGCAAACACGTTGTACTGGCTCACCAGGGCCTGCAAGGCGGCTTGGCGTTGCTGCTGTTCCTCTACGGGCATCACCAGGGCCTCGTGCAGGGCTTCGGCCAGCTCGTGGGGGCTGGTGGGGTTGATGATGAGGGCGTCGCTCAATTCGCGGGCGGCGCCGGCTCGTTCGCTCAGGATGAGCACGCCGGGGCCGGCGGCGCTTTTGCTGGCTACAAACTCCTTGGCCACCAGGTTCATGCCGTCGCGCATGGGCGTCACCAGCGCCACCTGGGCCAGGCGGTAGAGGGCGACCAGCTCCTCCAGCGGAAACGAGCGGTAGAAGTAGTGAATGGGCGTCCAGCTAATGGTGCGGTACTGGCCGTTGATGCGGCCTACCAGTTCGTCAATTTCTTCCTTGAGCGCCTGATACTGCGGCACCTGGTCGCGGGAGGGCACCACCAGCATGAGCAGGCTGGCCTGGCCCTGCCACTCGGGGTAGCGCTGCAGCAGCAGCTCGAAGGCCCGCAGGCGCTCGGCAATGCCTTTGGTGTAGTCGAGCCGGTCGATGCTCAGAATCACGCGCACCTCGCGCAGGGCTTCGCGGTAGGTAGCCTCGTGCTGCTTGGCTTCTTCCGAGGCCGCCACCTGAGCGTACCGCTCGTAGTCAATGCCCATCGGAAAAGCATCTACCAGCACCGTGCGGGTGGGCGTTTCAATCTGTCCGTTCTGGGTGGCAATGCCCAGCAGCTGCGACACGGCGCTGAGGAAGTGGCGCATGTAGCCGAAGGTGTGGAAGCCAATCAAATCGGCCCCCAGCATGCCTTGCAGCAGCTCGGCGCGCCAGGGCAGCACCCGAATCAGCTCGTACGACGGAAACGGAATGTGCAGGAAAAAGCCGATGGTGCAGTCGGGGCGGGCGCGGCGCAGCAGCTCAGGCAGCAGCAGCAGCTGGTAGTCGTGCACCCAAATGGTGTCGTCGGGGCCGGCCAGCTCCAGCACGGCCCGGCAGAATTTCTCGTTCACGGCCACGTAGGCCTCCCAGTGGGCCTGCTCGTAGGTGGCGTACTGCGGAAAGTAGTGGAAGGTGGGCCAGAGCGTGGAGTTGCTGAAGCCCTCGTAAAAGTCCCGGATTTCGGCCTCGGTCAGAAACACGGGTACCATGCTGTCCTGGCGCAACTGCTCGGTTACGTGCTGCTCTTCCGGCTCGCCGTCTACCACCAGCCCCGGCCAGCCCACCCACACGTTGCCTTCCTGCCGGTAGATGGAGCCCAGGCCCGTGGCCAGCCCGCCCTCACTGGGCTGAAAAGCAAGGGTGCCATCGGAAGTGCGCTGAACTTTGGTGGGGAGGCGGTTGGAGACGATAATAGTACGGAACATGAGCCTGGTGACGTTGGTAGTCTTCAAGGCTTACGGGAGAAAACCGCCGGAAGCCAAAATTTTTTCACCGGCAGCCCCTTACGGTTGAGTCTGCTTTTTTAGGGGGTTAAACAGGTTATTTCATCCATTTTCAGGTTTCGGGAGGCGTTTGCCTGGTTAGGAAGCGGCTCGACTGGTAGGTAAGAAGTAAAAAAGCAGGAAGGAGCTTTTTGCAGACGGCTATGGTTGTAAAGCCGTACGTTTGGGATTCACTTTGAATTTTATTGGGAAGCGGTGTGAGCTGCTAGACCGCAGCACCGCTTTGCATGGCACAAACCCTGAAGTTTACCAACTCCACCCAGTCGGCGTTTTTCGCCACGGTCCGCCAGCGGGTGGACACGTATTTTCTCTCGCGCAGCCTGTCGAGGCACGCCACTCCGGCCATGTGGGCCAAGACCATCTTTTTCCTGACCGGGTTTGTGGGGCTGTACGGGCTGCTGCTGTCGGGGCAGTTCAGCTTGTGGGGCATGCTGGTCCTGGCCGGGCTGCTGGGGGCGTTCTGCGCCTTTATCGGGTTCAACATCTGCCACGACGCCATACACGGCGCGTTTTCGGCCAATAAGCGAGTTAATAAGGTGTTCAGCCTGCTGTTCAACCTGATTGGGGCCAGCCCCTACGTGTGGAACATCACCCACAACATCGTGCACCACACCTACACCAACATCCCCGGCCACGACGAAGACATTGAGGTGGCGCCGGGCCTGGTGCGGCTGTGCGAGGACGAGCCCCACCGGCCCTGGCAGCGCTACCAGCACCTGTATGCGTTTCCGCTCTACGGCTTGGCTTCCCTGTCGTGGGTGCTGCGCAAAGACTACCTGAAGTTCTTCAAAAGCAAAATAGGGGAGCACGTCACCAAACACCCGCGCCGGGAGTACGTCAACCTGTTTCTGTACAAGGCCCTCTACTACGCGCTGTTTATCGTGTTGCCCCTGGTGGTGCTCGATATTACGTGGTGGCAGTTTGTGATAGGGTTTCTGGCCCTGCACTTCGTAGAGGGACTGGTGCTGGGCCTGGTGTTTCAGCTGGCCCACGTGGTGGAGGGCACGGCTTTTCCGGTGCCCGACCCCAGCGGCGATATGCAGGAAGCCTGGGCCGTGCATCAATTGCGCACCACGGCCAATTTCGCCCCCCGCAGCCGCTTGGCAAGCTTTCTGTGCGGAGGCCTGAACCGGCAGATTGAGCACCACCTGTTCCCGCGCGTCTGCCACATTCACTACCCGGCCCTGGCCGGCATCGTGAAGCAAACGGCCCAGGAGTTTAACCTGCCCTACATTGAAAACCGCTCGTTCCTGTCGGCCCTCCGCTCGCACTACCGCATGCTGCAGCTGTTCGGCCGGCCGGCGTAAAGGCACAGGTTTCGATGATTGTTGTAGAAGTATTTCGCGAGGCTGTTCCCGCCCACTACGACGCCATAGCCGCCGGCATTATGGCCCACAACGCCGCCCACACCGGCGAAGCACACGGGCAACCGCTCACCGTGCTGGCCCAGCGCAATCAAGCCGTGGTAGGAGGGCTGTGGGGTGAAGTGTTCTGGGGCTGGCTCAAGGTGGAGCTGCTGTGGGTGCAAGAGGACCTTCGAGGGCAAGGATTAGGCCGG
This region of Hymenobacter sp. YIM 151500-1 genomic DNA includes:
- a CDS encoding fatty acid desaturase family protein, whose product is MAQTLKFTNSTQSAFFATVRQRVDTYFLSRSLSRHATPAMWAKTIFFLTGFVGLYGLLLSGQFSLWGMLVLAGLLGAFCAFIGFNICHDAIHGAFSANKRVNKVFSLLFNLIGASPYVWNITHNIVHHTYTNIPGHDEDIEVAPGLVRLCEDEPHRPWQRYQHLYAFPLYGLASLSWVLRKDYLKFFKSKIGEHVTKHPRREYVNLFLYKALYYALFIVLPLVVLDITWWQFVIGFLALHFVEGLVLGLVFQLAHVVEGTAFPVPDPSGDMQEAWAVHQLRTTANFAPRSRLASFLCGGLNRQIEHHLFPRVCHIHYPALAGIVKQTAQEFNLPYIENRSFLSALRSHYRMLQLFGRPA
- a CDS encoding bifunctional alpha,alpha-trehalose-phosphate synthase (UDP-forming)/trehalose-phosphatase, with the translated sequence MFRTIIVSNRLPTKVQRTSDGTLAFQPSEGGLATGLGSIYRQEGNVWVGWPGLVVDGEPEEQHVTEQLRQDSMVPVFLTEAEIRDFYEGFSNSTLWPTFHYFPQYATYEQAHWEAYVAVNEKFCRAVLELAGPDDTIWVHDYQLLLLPELLRRARPDCTIGFFLHIPFPSYELIRVLPWRAELLQGMLGADLIGFHTFGYMRHFLSAVSQLLGIATQNGQIETPTRTVLVDAFPMGIDYERYAQVAASEEAKQHEATYREALREVRVILSIDRLDYTKGIAERLRAFELLLQRYPEWQGQASLLMLVVPSRDQVPQYQALKEEIDELVGRINGQYRTISWTPIHYFYRSFPLEELVALYRLAQVALVTPMRDGMNLVAKEFVASKSAAGPGVLILSERAGAARELSDALIINPTSPHELAEALHEALVMPVEEQQQRQAALQALVSQYNVFAWTQLFMDRLAYAKIKQLTLATETLGPDTRAELQTAYQAARQRLLLLDYDGTLVPFQADPQRAQPDAELLQLLQDLTANERNRVVIISGRDRTTLQNWLGHLPLDFIAEHGVWLRTRGEDWQLFQPVRNDWKAEIRPILELYVARTAGSFIEEKEYSLVWHFRRADAELATVRARELMSHLTFLASNTDLQVLEGNKVVEVKNAGINKGTAAARWLSTIAPDFVLAIGDDRTDEDTFGAMPSEAFTVKVGSAPRSLARYHLPGVPDVRQLLRELMMGSE
- a CDS encoding GNAT family N-acetyltransferase, with amino-acid sequence MIVVEVFREAVPAHYDAIAAGIMAHNAAHTGEAHGQPLTVLAQRNQAVVGGLWGEVFWGWLKVELLWVQEDLRGQGLGRQLLRRAEAEAQREGATAAHLDTFSFQALEFYQREGYEIFGTLPDFPRGHTRYFLQKQFRPVA